DNA sequence from the Candidatus Cloacimonadota bacterium genome:
AAACACTGCCTTTGGTACTATCTCTCCAAATATCAGTACAATAGCGCCAACGATCAAAGATGTATAACGTGCATCAAAGGCAAAGTTTTCCAACCGCGCTACAAATAGAGTAGAAAGAGAAGCAAGAATGGCATTTGCAATATTATTGCCTATCAATGTAGTACCCAAAAACTTATCGGGCTTGCGGATAAAACGCAATAGAGAAGCGTCCCGCCGATTTCGCCGTGAACTATGTTCTAGAGCAATTTGATCTATGGAAATCAAACCTGTTTCCAAACCCGAAAAAAATAGAGATAATGCCATAAAGAATATTAGAACTACTAAGATTAGCAAGATTTGCAACATTTATTCGTTTACCTTCTCATTCCTCCAAGCTATGCGTAGCGATTGGATGAATTCATCGATATTTCCTGCCAAGAAACTATCCAAATTGTAACTTGTCAAGTTTATTCTATGATCCGTTACTCGCGATTGGGGAAAGTTGTAGGTGCGAATCTTTGCCGAACGGTCACCTGTAGATACCTGAGCACGTCTTGAGGAAGCTATTTCTTGTTCTTGTTTGCTAATTTCTAAATCCAGCAATTTACTGCGTAAAACCTTTAGAGCTTTTGCTTTATTTTTTATTTGTGATTTTTCGTCCTGACAGGTAACCACTATCCCCGTAGGTATGTGGGTTATGCGAACCGCAGAATCTGTAGTATTAACGCTTTGACCACCATTACCACTACTGCGATAGACATCTATGCGCAAATCGTTATCGTTAATCTCAATATCGATATCCTCAGCTTCGGGAAGAACTGCCACCGTAACTGCTGAGGTGTGGATTCTGCCTCCAGATTCGGTAACTGGAACTCGTTGCACACGGTGTACTCCACTTTCGAAACGCATTAAGCCGTAAACACTCTCTCCAGATAGCTGCAATACCACTTCCTTATACCCGCCCAAACCCGTTTCGTTGGCATCGATGATTTGTTTTTTCCAGCCCTTAAGATCGGCATAATAGTTGTACATCCGATACAAATCTGCCACAAACAGCGCTGCCTCTTCTCCACCTGTGCCTGCTCGAATCTCGATGATAGCATTCTTTTCATCATTAGGATCGGAGGGAATAAGTAAATCGCGCAAGTGCAATTCAATTCTGTGCATACTTGCTTCAAGGTTACATATCTCATCTTTGGCCATGGCTTGCATTTCCGGCTCTTTTTCACTATCCAATATGTGTTGGGCATCTGATATTTGCTTTTGTGTGGATAGATATTCTTGATAGCACCCTGTAATCGCTTCCAACTCTTTGTATCGGCGCATCAACTGCTTATACTGGCGAGCATCGTTCATCAAAGATGCATCGGACACTTTGTTTTGTAGCTCAAAAAATTCTGTTTGCAAAGCATCTAATTTATCGATGGGAATCACTTAATTCTCCAAAATAGTTACGTTGTGCTCGCTGTAATCCATTTCTAACGCTGCCTTCATTGCCACTAATGCCGTTTCCACCATCTTATCGTCCGGTGCCTGAGTAGTTATTCGTTGAAGAGCCATTCCCGGTACAGTCATAAACCTTACTATAGGGTGCTTGAGATTTCGCCCCGAAAACTTGAGAACTTCATAGCTGAGCCCGGAAATAATGGGGATCATCAGGATGTGATATGCCAAACGCAAATAAACCGGTACCGGACCGCCCAAGATAAAAGCGGAAACAAGTGTATCGGTGATGGAGAATACCAGTATGCCTACCAACAACACAAAAAACATAAAACTGGTACCACAACGAGGATGGATGGTAGTATAGCTTTGGATATCCTCTATTTCAAGATTGCTATTATGTTCGTAGGCATTCACGTTTTTATGCTCTGCTCCATGATAGCGAAATAGACGATTTACATCCTTCATCAGTGAGATAAGCCAGATGTATATAACAAAGAAAACAATGCGGATACTACCGGCAAAGAGATTGAAGTAAAAATCCTGCTTGGAAAGATTTAACCAATCGGATATCTTATAAGGCAACAATCCAAAAAGCAAAAACGCCAAACCAAAAGCTATCACAAAGCTTAGGATTTCCTCGCGTTTTTCGGCCGCCTTGCTTTTTTCTTTGTACTTTTCACCCTTTTCTTTGGCTTCTTCTTTCAAATCCAACTCAAATCGTTCGGCCGAAAATGTAAGCGTTGAAAAGCCGATCTTCATCATTTCTATAAGCG
Encoded proteins:
- the prfA gene encoding peptide chain release factor 1, which codes for MIPIDKLDALQTEFFELQNKVSDASLMNDARQYKQLMRRYKELEAITGCYQEYLSTQKQISDAQHILDSEKEPEMQAMAKDEICNLEASMHRIELHLRDLLIPSDPNDEKNAIIEIRAGTGGEEAALFVADLYRMYNYYADLKGWKKQIIDANETGLGGYKEVVLQLSGESVYGLMRFESGVHRVQRVPVTESGGRIHTSAVTVAVLPEAEDIDIEINDNDLRIDVYRSSGNGGQSVNTTDSAVRITHIPTGIVVTCQDEKSQIKNKAKALKVLRSKLLDLEISKQEQEIASSRRAQVSTGDRSAKIRTYNFPQSRVTDHRINLTSYNLDSFLAGNIDEFIQSLRIAWRNEKVNE
- a CDS encoding DUF1385 domain-containing protein; protein product: MKKEINVGGQAVIEGVMMRGPDRLATAVRRRNGDIELKVSPFISATQRVKLYALPIIRGFVSLIEMMKIGFSTLTFSAERFELDLKEEAKEKGEKYKEKSKAAEKREEILSFVIAFGLAFLLFGLLPYKISDWLNLSKQDFYFNLFAGSIRIVFFVIYIWLISLMKDVNRLFRYHGAEHKNVNAYEHNSNLEIEDIQSYTTIHPRCGTSFMFFVLLVGILVFSITDTLVSAFILGGPVPVYLRLAYHILMIPIISGLSYEVLKFSGRNLKHPIVRFMTVPGMALQRITTQAPDDKMVETALVAMKAALEMDYSEHNVTILEN